Within Bdellovibrio bacteriovorus HD100, the genomic segment GAACCAAAGTTGAGATCAAAAACATCAATTCGTTCCGTTTTGTCGAAAAAGCCATCGAATATGAAATTGAACGTCAGATCGACTGTGTTGAGCGCGGTGACAAGATCATCCAGGAAACCCGTTTGTGGGATCCGGATAAAAACCGCACGTTCTCGATGCGCGCCAAAGAAGACGCGCAGGACTATCGCTATTTCCCGGATCCGGATCTGCAGCCGGTGATTGTCACAGACAGCATGATTGAAAAGTATAAAAAAGAACTGCCCGAGCTTCCGATTGCCCGCGCCCAGCGCTTCCAGGATGATCACGCGTTGCCGGAATTGGATGCCACGGTGCTGACCACGGAAAAAGATCTGGCCGACTTCTATGAAGACACCGCAAAAGAATCCAAAAACTTCAAGGCGTCCTCGAACTGGATCATGACCGAGCTTTTGCGCGAGCTGAATTCCGCCAATAAAAACATCAAGGATTCGCCGATCAAACCGGCGCAGCTGGGCAAAATGATTGCGATGATCGACAAGGGAACAATTTCCGGTAAGATTGCAAAAACCATCTTCCAAGAGATGTGGGCCTCTGGAAATGATCCGGAAGTCATCATGAAGGAAAAGGGTCTGGTGCAGATCTCGGATCCCGCGGCGATTGAAAAGCTGGTGGATGAAGTATTGGCGGCCAACGCGCAGACCGTGGAAGATCACAAGTCCGGCAAAAAAAAGAACCTCTTTGGTTTCTTTGTCGGTGCCGTGATGAAGGCCTCCAAGGGGCAGGCCAATCCGGACCTTGTGAACAAGATTCTTCTAGAGAAACTGAAATAGAACAGGATATTTGAAATGAAA encodes:
- the gatB gene encoding Asp-tRNA(Asn)/Glu-tRNA(Gln) amidotransferase subunit GatB, producing the protein MSSRGYEAVIGIEIHVQLSTKTKIFSSESTAFEAGDNENTSPVSVGMPGTLPVLNSKVVEYSIKTGLALGCDIRRKSVFARKNYFYPDLPKGYQISQYDQPICENGSITFKVDGKEKTVSITRAHMEEDAGKSNHHGEYTLINYNRSGIPLLEVVSGPDMRTPQEAAEYARTIRQIVRYLDVCDGNLEEGSLRCDCNVSVRKEGAKQFGTKVEIKNINSFRFVEKAIEYEIERQIDCVERGDKIIQETRLWDPDKNRTFSMRAKEDAQDYRYFPDPDLQPVIVTDSMIEKYKKELPELPIARAQRFQDDHALPELDATVLTTEKDLADFYEDTAKESKNFKASSNWIMTELLRELNSANKNIKDSPIKPAQLGKMIAMIDKGTISGKIAKTIFQEMWASGNDPEVIMKEKGLVQISDPAAIEKLVDEVLAANAQTVEDHKSGKKKNLFGFFVGAVMKASKGQANPDLVNKILLEKLK